The sequence below is a genomic window from Bacteroidales bacterium.
TTACTATAAAGATGGAATTCCATACACAATTGACGAATCGGAGCTGCCGCTGAAACTGCCTGCTGTGGATGCCTACCTGCCAACAGAAACCGGTGAACCGCCGCTGGCGAGGGCAAAAAACTGGAAAACCAAAGAAGGCTATCCGCTGGAAACCAATACTATGCCGGGCTTTGCAGGCTCCAGCGCATATTATTTACGGTATATGGATCCGCATAATGAGCAGGAATATTTTTCAAAGGAAGCAAACCAATACTGGCAAAATGTTGACCTTTACATAGGTGGCGCCGAACATGCCACAGGGCATCTGATTTATTCGCGTTTCTGGAACAAGTTTTTATACGACCTCGGGCTCACAGCTAAAGACGAACCGTTTAAGAAACTTATCAATCAGGGGATGATACAGGGCCGTTCAAATATTATTTACAGGGTAAAAGGTGAAAATAAGTATGTTTCTTTAAATCTTATAAATGATTTCGAAACAACTCCAATTCATATTGATGTTAATCTGGTGGATAATGATATTCTTGATGTTGAAGCATTAAAAAAATCTTCTCCGGATTACGCAGCATCGGAATTTATTTTAGAAAATGGCAAATTTGTTTGTGGATGGGCTGTAGAAAAAATGTCGAAATCTTTGCTGAATGTTGTCAATCCTGATGAACTTGTTGAAAAATATGGTGCCGATACAGTACGTTTGTATGAAATGTTCTTAGGGCCGCTCGAGATGCACAAACCCTGGGATACCAACGGCATTGAAGGCGTATTTCGTTTTATCAGGAAACTCTGGCGGCTTTATCACGACAACAATAACAATTTTGCTTTGAGCGATGAAGAACCCACCATGGATGAGTTGCGCGTGATACATAAAACCATAAAAAAAGTCAAGGAAGATATTGAGCGTATCTCATTCAATACAGCTGTCAGCAGCTTTATGATTTGTGTTAATGAACTTACCGAATTAAAATGCAATAAAAGAAAAGTGTTGAGTGAACTGTCCCTCATCCTCTCGCCCTTTGCACCGCATATTGCCGAAGAGTTGTGGTCATTACTGGGTAATACTCAAAGCATATTCAACGCTAAGTTTCCGGATTATGATGAGAAATATTTACAGGTAAATTCATTTGCTTATCCGGTTTCTTTCAACGGAAAGATGCGTTTTAAGTTAGAATTGCCCCTGGAAATGGCTATTCCCGATATTGAAAACGCAGTACTTGAGGCTAAAGAATCTGAAAAGTGGCTTGCAGGTTCAAAGCCTAAAAAAATCATTGTTGTAGCAGGGAAAATTATTAATGTAGTTATTTGATTATTAAAGAGATGCGTTTTGCTTTTTGGATTTGGAACAGAATTTGCTTTTTTGTAAGATAAACTCTAAAAAAATGAAGACAAAAATTGTTTTATCGGTAATGGCAGTTTTTATTGCTTCTTTAAGTTTTGCCCAGCTACGTGTAGAAACCAACAATGCGTTTGAGCGGGGCGAGTATCTTAACTATAAAGCATATTATCATTCGGTGCTGACCGGCGAAGTTGTCGCAGGAAACTGCTCTTTCGAGGTGAAAAAAGAAGATAAAAAAATCAATAACAGAAGCACTTACCACATTGAGGTTATTGGCAAGACCAAGGGCGTGTTCAATTGGTTTTTCAAGGTTATTGACCGCTATGAAACATACATTGATGAAATAGCGCTAGTACCTTGGCTTTTTATGCGCCGTGTTAATGAGGGGGGGTATATAATAAATCAGGACATCACATTCAATCAACTGAAAAATGTTGCACATTTTGTTGACAATAAAACCACAAGAACTGCCGATGTGCCAACCCCGGATAACATTCATGACCTGCTTTCTGCTATATATTATTGTCGTACTATGGATGTTCAGAAAATGGGAGCCAATGAAGATTTCAAGGTTAAATTTATGCTTGACGATACCGTATATTCTACAAAAGTTATTTATCTGGGAAAAGAAACACTGGTTACCAGTATCGGCAAGATACGCTGCATAAAACTTAAACCTCAGGTACTGACCGGTACGGTTTTCAAAGACCCATACCCTGTTACTTTATGGGTGAGCGATGATGCAAATAAACTTCCCATTCTTGGAGAATCTGAAATTCTGGTGGGAAAGGTAAAAATGGAGCTGATTGATTACAGAAACCTGAAAAACCCTTTTACCGCAAGGGTAAAATAATTTGAAATAATTTCCATTTCAGAAAATTCTTTTTGTAATTTCGTGAAAAACAAATTATGAAAGCACTGAATTTTTTAGTGTGCATAATGTTTGCGGGCACGTTTGCATTTGCACAACAAATTGACAAAAGCCAGGTGCCTATGTCGGTGAAAAAAATGCTGTTCACCAAAATTCATGATACGTTAACTCCTACGTGGGTGAAAGAAAGCGAAACATATCATGCATCCTATATCAATGGAGAGTTAACGGCAGTAATTGATATAAAGCAAACCGGCGAATGGCTTAAAACCGTCTGGAGCCTTCCTTATAAATATGTTCCTCAAAAAATTAAAGATAATATACTGGCAAATTATGAAGGATATAAAACACTGAAAGTTACAATACAATATCGCCTTGACGGGGATTATTATGTTGTGGATATTAAAAAGAAAAAAGACACTAAAACCTTGCTGTATAATATTAAGGGGGAGTTTGTGAAGAACGAATCTGAAACAACGCCACCTGTGCCGGTCCCCAGTAATAAATAGGGTCTATGAAAAAAGCATTGCTGTTTTCATATGTATTTTTGCTGACAATTTTTGCTCACGCACAGGCCGATACATCTTCTGCACAGAAATATGCCCTTGTAATTCACGGAGGCGCAGGAAATATAACGCCTGATAATATCAGCGAAGAAAAAGAAAAAGCATACACACTGGCATTAACAAAAGCTCTGCTTATAGGGGATTCCATATTAAAAAATAACGGCACGGCTATGGATGCCGTAGAATATGTTATCCGCTATATGGAAGATTGTCCGTTATTTAACGCAGGCAAGGGAGCTGTTTATACCAGCGATGGCACTATAGAATTGGATGCTTCGGTAATGGATGGCAAAACCTCAAAGGCAGGTGCCGTTGCCGGAGTAAAAACAATAAAAAACCCGGTTTCTGCAGCGAGGCTTGTGATGGAAAAAACTCCTCATGTATTTCTTATTGGTTCTGGCGCAGATAAATTTGCAGCTGATGAAGGCCTTGATATAGTGGATTCAAGCTATTTTTATACAGAAGAGCGTTGGAAACAGTATAAAGGAAAATCATCCCCTGAAAATAAAAAAGGTACCGTTGGCGCTGTAGCGCTTGATATAAATGGCAATCTTGCTGCCGGAACGTCAACGGGAGGAATGAGTAATAAAAAATACGGGCGTGTGGGAGATTCGCCGGTAATCGGAGCCGGCACTTATGCAAATAATCTTACTTGTGCTGTTTCATGTACGGGACACGGTGAATATTTTATTAGAAATGTGGTGGCTTATGATGTTTCTGCTATAATGCAATATGCTAAGCTTTCTTTGCAGGAAGCTACAGAAACAATAATTCTGGATAAATTGAAAAAACAGGGTGCAGAAGGAGGTTTGATTGGAATAGATAACAAAGGAAATTATGTTATGATTTTTAATACTGCAGGAATGTTCCGGGGATATATTAATTCAGAAGGCCATAAAGAAGTTATGCTTTATGGAAGTAATTGATGTTTATTTTAAATTTAATATATTTGTAAAAAAAAAAATTATGAAAAAGGTTTCTATTTTATTCTTGTTTGTGTTTTGTGGCATGATAAGTTATGCACAGAACAATTTATCAGGACTTAGCAATATTGCTTTTTCCGAGATTAAATCTACATTACCTGATTCTCCTAAAACCGCACTGGATTTTACGGATACATTAATATATCCGATGTTTAAGGCGACTGATTTTTCATTTTTTTTGGTTGCTGATAATCCTTCATATTGTATTTCTGTGGGGCAGTATTTTGATTGTCCCCAGGCAGTTACTGTTAAGGGCGCTGTTTTTTATGGTGTTGCGTATATGGTGCCTACGGTTAATGTGACGGTTGAACTATTTTTGGCCGGGCCCGATTCATTACCCACAGGTACGGCTTTGGCATCCAAAACAATGTCCGTTGATTCTGTTCAGGCACATGTTCACAGGCTGGCCATGTTTGATACGCCTCAAGCGGTTACACAGCCATATGTAGTTACCGTAACATGTCCTTCCATTACTTTTCCTTTTATTATAGGAGCCAGCGATCCGGCAGCTAATGATGGCCAGGGAGAATGGCTTGCCGTTATCAAGCAATCCGGAGTTTGGAAAAAATCCAAACAATTTTCCGGTGGTGCAAAGGATTTTGATTTTTATATTGCCCCCGTGGTTGAATATGATATTGCTGATGTTACATTTTCGATGGACTCAACATGTATAACTGATGACGGGGAAATTATAGATTTTAATTTGATTAATTCAGGAATATTTCAAGAGAGGATGTATAATTATAATGCTGCCGTTGACTCTGCCATTTATCAGTTTGCCTGGAATTTTGGTGATACCGCCGATACCATATTTGGTATGGATACTTCGCATCAATATGCAGTAGCTTCTCCCTATGTTGTCAGGCTTGGTTATTATTACAGGGGCTGGTACAATTTTGTTGCCCCTGCTATTGTACAGAAAAACCTTCCCACATGCTTAACGCCGGATGTTTCAGATACCTTGCTTTATCCGGCATTCAAAACCACTTCCTATAATTATTTTGAAGTTACTTACGATTCATCAAAATGTATTTCGGTGGGGCAGTATTATAATTGTCCTCAGACACTTGATGTTATGGGTGTGGTTTTCTACGGCCTCTCTTACCCGGACTCAATTATTGATGTTACCGTTGAACTGTATCTGGCCGGGCCTGACTCTTTACCTTTGGGGCCGGCGCTGGTATCACAGACTTTTGAGGTTGACTCTTTTCAGGCACATGTTCACAGAGTGTTAATGTTTAGTACTCCCCAAACGGTAGATCAGCCTTATGTAATAACAATTACTTATGAAGATTCCGTTTCTTCATTTATAATTATTACCAGTGATACTGCAACTAATGACGGACAAGGCGAATGGCTTGCCCTGATTAAACAGCCCGCTGATTCAGCATACAAAAAATCACAGCATTTTTCGGGTGGGGCAAAAGACATTGACTTTTTAATTCTACCCGTTGTTAAGTATGACCTCGCAGGTGTTACATTCTCCATGGATCTTGCCTGTCTGAACAGCGACGGGGACTCTGTTAATTTTATTTTAGATTGCCCGGATATTTATAAAGACAGGATGTACAATTCCTATGCTGCAGCCGACTCTGCAAAATACCAGTTTGCATGGAATTTCGGAGACACACAGGATACTATTTATGCTTTGGACACTTCACATATTTACGAAACTCTTGGGGCATATACTATAAACCTGGGGTATGGATTTGCCGGATGGTATAATTTTATCCTGCCTCAAATAACATCACAATATCTTGATATCTGCACTGGTGTTACAAATATAAATTCTGATGACATTATAATTTACCCGAACCCTGCAAATGATTTTATATACATTGAAAATGCAGAAAATACAAGTGTTGAGATATATAATTTACTTGGAGCGATTGTCATAAGTAAATCCATCACACAAAACAGAGAGTTGTTTTCGCTTGACGGTTTAACCAAGGGGAGTTACTTGATTAAGGTAACTGACTCGTCAGGTTTGATTAATCGTAAGGTAGTTTTTATTAAGCTATAAAGCAAAAAGTCCCTGAAGAGGGACTTTTTTTTACGTTTGAGGCTTATTTTTATCCGCACTTGGCATCACCGCAGGAAGTACATTTTAAGCAACCTTCAGTATATATCAGTGTGGTTTGCCCACATTTTGAACATTTTTCTCCCGGAGCTTCTGTCCCGTTTGGAATAAACTTTTTCAGAGTCCTCACAACGCCGTTTTTCCATGTGTTGATTGAATCGCTGTCGAGGCGAAGGTTTGAGATAAGGTCAACAACATAAATCAATGGCATACCGTGCCTTAAGATGCCTGAAATCAGTTTTGCGTAGTTCCAGTATTCTGTGTCGAAAGAACGTGACAGCCCTTCTACTGTGGTTTTATATCCCTGTTTATCTTCGTACTGAAAATCATACCTTGTATTGTCAACATCATCTTTGCTTTTAAGCACCCAGCCTTTTTCAACATAAGGTGGCAGGTAAAAATCTTCGGCCTTACCGGTAAAAATTTCGTAAGGTTTATTATTTATATGTCCGACTACTGCAATCCATTTTTCTTTGGCATTCTGAAAATAAACGATATCGGCATCAAGGCGTTTGGGACGCTGGGGAGCCCGCGTTTCTTTAAATTCACAGGCATCTTCTTTTTTCTCTCCTTCGGAAACCAAAACTCCTGAGCGTGAGCCGTCACGGTATATAGTTACACCTTTACATCCGGATTCCCAAGCTGTCAGGTAAATTTTGCTGACCATTTCTTCTGTGGTTTCTTTAGGCACATTGACAGTTACGCTGATAGAATGGTCAACCCATTTTTGTATGGCCCCTTGCATTTTCACCTTGGCAATCCAGTCAATATCGTTAGCAGTAGCTTTATAATAGGGTGATTTTTTTATAATTGGTGCAAGTTCTTCATCAGAATATGTTTTTATCTGTTCTACATCATAACCTTTTATTTTCAGCCATTTCAGAAATTTCGGGTGGAAAACATTATACTCTTCCCATGAGTCGTTATTCTGGTCAACGAAATTTATGTTTGCATTTTTATCGTTGGGATTGACTTTCCTTCTGCGTTTGTAGTTTACTTTATAAGCAGGTTCTATCCCTGAAGTGGTCTGTGTACAAATACTAACAGTTCCTGTTGGGGCGATGGTAAGCAAGGCAATATTTCTTCTTCCGTGTTTTTCCATTTCGTCATATACCATCGGAGCCGCTTCTTTGATACGTTGGATAAATGGATTGTTCTTTTCTTTTTCTTTATTGTATACTGGGAAAGCCCCGCGTTCCTGGGCTAAAAATACGGAAGAACGATAGGCAACAATAGCCAGTTGTTTATGAACTTCAACCGAAAACTGAATTGCTTCTTCCGAGCCATAGCGGCAACCCAGAGCAGCAAGCATGTCTCCTTCTGCAGTAATTCCTATTCCTGTGCGGCGGCCCTGCATGGTTTTAGCTTTTATTTTTTTCCAGAGAATGCTTTCTATACGCTTTGTTTCTTCGTCTTCGGGGTCGGCATTAATTTTAGCAAGAATGGCATCAATTTTTTCAGTTTCAAGGTCTATTATATCGTCCATTATGCGCTGGGCATAAAAAACATGTTTGTTGAAAAGATCAGAATTAAAATATGCCTCATCCGTAAAAGGGTTTTCAACATAGCTATATAAATTAATAGCAAGTAGGCGGCAGCTGTCGTAAGGACACAAAGGAATTTCTCCGCAAGGATTTGTTGATACCGTAGTAAATCCTAAATCATTATAACAATCAGGAACAGATTCACGAATAATGGTATCCCAGAATAATACGCCGGGTTCAGCTGATTTCCATGCATTACGAATAATTTTATCCCAAAGTTTCCTAGCCTCAATTTCTTTGCTGAGTTTTGGATTTGTTGATTTAATAGGGTATTGTTGTTTATATAAGTTGTTACTAGTAACAGCATGCATGAAATCATCATCAATTTTTACCGAAACATTGGCTCCTGTTACTTTCCCCTGTTCTAGTTTGGCATCAATAAAATCTTCAACATCAGGGTGTTTAATAGATATGCTGAGCATCAGAGCACCTCTGCGGCCATCCTGTGCCACTTCGCGGGTGGAGTTGGAATAACGTTCCATAAAAGGTACGATGCCTGTTGAGGTAAGCGCACTGTTAAGCACCTTGCTTCCCTGTGGACGGATGTGTGAAAGGTCGTGGCCAACGCCGCCGCGTCTTTTCATAAGTTGTACCTGTTCCTGATCCACTTTCATAATCCCCCCGTATGAGTCGGCAGGAGTATCATTACCGATAACAAAACAATTTGACAAAGACGAAATCTGATATTTGTTTCCAATACCTGCCATGGGGCTTCCTTGTGGGATAATGTATCTGAAATCACGGAGTAATTCAAATATTATATCTTCGGAAACAGGATTAGGGTATTTTTTTTCTATACGAGCTATTTCGCTTGCAATACGGCGGTGCATATCATCAGGAGTGCATTCAAGCAATTCACCTTCGCTGTTTTTCAGGGCATATTTATTTATCCACACATCAGCGGCAAGTGTGTCTCCCTTGAAATATTCAATGGTTTGTTGAAGTGCATCCTCAATTTTATATACTTTTTGTTTTTCTTTTTCTTCGTTTTCAATTACGAATAAATCACCAGGTATTTCCGGTTTATTACGTTGCTTGGTTAAATCGCCATACAACGAGTTGTTCTCCGCTTCCTTATTCTGAATTTCTTTATTCTCCTGCCCGTCCGGGAATAACTGATAATTTTTTTCCATAAATAATAATGTTTTAGAATATATAATAAATTGTTAAAGCGTAAAAAAATATTTTTTTGAGTGAAAAAAAGGACGGCTAAATTATATAAAGTCGGCCCTCAATACAAGGCAATTTTATTAACAAAACAGGGTATTTTATTAACTTCGCACGGAAATGTTTGATAACAAGAAAATTAAAATAAATAGAAAAAAATTACAGTTTTTTCTTGCTCCAAATAAGTTTATTTGCAAACCCAAGCCGGTTGTCTGTTAATTTAATGAAATTGACATCAATACTCCAAAAAGGAGTATTTTTTAGGAAAGGTTTTGCGTAGGGAAATTTTTTCAGATATAATTTATTTCCGGCTATTAATTCTTCTTCGCGAAGTTCTTTTATTGTGCCTGTAAATTGTATGCCTCTTATTTTTCCAATGATTTTTGTTTCAAGAGCAATGGTTCCGGCCACAGACGGATGCTGAACAGCATGCCGAATATGCGTTGTGTCATATTCTGATGTGAAAATAAATGTATTATTTTGCTCGGCATATACATAAAAGCACGTTGCGCAATAGGGCAGGTTGTTTTCAGCTGTTGCCAGTGTGAAAATGTGATGTTTTTTTATGAATCGAACAATATGTTTGTCAGGGGCTTCCATCCTCATGCATCATGTAAAGGCTTGCATTTCGCATAATTTAAAATAGGCGCCTTTGAGTTCAGTAAGTTCGGCATGAGTGCCTCTTTCAATGATATTGCCGCGTTGTAAAACTATAATTTCATCGGCATATTTTACGGTGGAAAGACGATGGGCAATCACCAGTGATGTTCGGTTTTGCATCAGCTTGTATAAGGCATCCTGCACCAGCCTTTCTGACTCGGTATCCAGCGAGGATGTGGCTTCATCAAGTATCATAACGGGAGGATTTCTTAGCACTGCGCGGGCTATGCTTAAGCGTTGTTTTTGCCCGCCTGAAAGTTTTATGCCGCGATCGCCGATATTTGTCTGATAGCCTTTATCCATCTCCATAATAAAATCATGAGCGTTGGCAATCTGTGCGGCTTGAATCACGTTTTCTTCAGTAACATCGTCAAGCCCGAATGCAATATTATTAAAAACCGTGTCGTTAAAAAGGATTGTTTCCTGTGTTACAATTCCCATAAGCTGTCGCAAATCAGATATTACATAGTCTTTAACATTAACACCATCCATAATAATCTCTCCCGAAGTGCAGTCGTAAAATCGTGGCAGCAGGTCTGCCATCGTTGATTTTCCGGAACCCGAGTGTCCGACGATAGCAAGCGTTTTCCCCTTTTCTATTACCAGATTAATGTTATGAAGCACTTCCTCTTTTTCATAAGTAAAGCAAACATTATTATATATGATGCTTTTATTAAAATTTTTAATGGCGAGAGCATCGGGTTTTTCAGTAATTACTTCTTCGGCAATAAGCACTTGCTCGATACGCTCTACCGAAGCAGCGCCTTTCTGTATATTTGAATATGCATCCGTAAATGATTTAACCGGATTGATAAGTTGCGAAAACATCACAAGATAAGTAATAAATACTGACGCGCTAAGGGTTGAGGATTCGGATGAAAGTATCAGTGTACCTCCGTATAGTAAAACGGCTCCTACAACAATTATTGCCATGAATTCACTCAGCGGGGAGGCGAGGTCGCGTTTGCGGAAAAGCCTTACCATCAGCCTTGTGTAGTCCTTGTTAAGTTTTTTAAATCTGAAGAAAATGTTGTCTATGGCGTTAAATGCCTTAATAATTCTGAGTCCGCCTAAAGTTTCTTCAATGTTTGAAAGCAGGTCGCCCATTCTTGCCTGCCCTTTTTCGGAGGTTCTGCGCAGACTGCTTCCAATCTTTGCAATGATAAAACCGCTGACAGGAAAAAGAACCAGCACGAACAATGTCAGGTGAGGGCTTATCAGCGACATTGAAACAAGGTATGTAACAATAGCAATGGGTTCTCTGAAAATCATCTCAAGAGAAGTCATAATCGTCCATTGTACTTCCTGCACGTCATTCGTCATGCGCGAGATAATGTCGCCCTTGCGTTGTTCGGTATAATAAGCCAGGGGCAGAATAAGTATTTGTCCGTACAAGGCATTGCGAATATCCTGAACAACCCCGTTGCGTACGGGTGCGAGAAAATACATGGCAAGGTAACGAAACAAATTTTTAAGGAAAAATAATATAATAATAGCAATACATATATAAACAAGCGCGGTGAATGCTCCGTTTTCCTGAATAACATTGCTTACCCAATGGTAAAAATTCAATTTAATGGAGTCTGCATCCAGCGACAATGGTGGTGCATCATATACGGGTTCAACCTGCTTAAAAAGAATGTTAAGCATGGGGATGAACAGCACAAAAGAAACAACAGAAAAAATAACGGAAAGAATGTTGAAAAACACAGTTAATGCAGCTGGGCGCCAGTAAGGCCTTACAAACCGAAGTATCTTCCCGAGCTTTTTCATGCTGCAAAAGTAATATTAATTCTGTATAACGTCAGGTGTAATAAAACATTGCAGCCTCTGTCGTGATATTATCACGTTTCTGTGAAGTAACAGTTACTTTGTATATTCTATTACGTCAGCAGAAACAGTAACAGACAGGGTGTTTTTATTTTCTGTGGCTTCTATAATTACATTGCATAATACCCTGCTGTCTTTTAATTCAATACCGGCTTTTTTTGCTTTATTAATAAGGTCGGTTTTGGCTTCAGATACTATGCCTTCCTCTCCGATAATATTAACTCTCATCTTAGGCTCGGAAGCAGTTCCGGAAAAGCTCCCCAGGTATTTAAAATTTTGACCGGACAGATTAACACTCGTTCCATTCATATTTGAATAAATGCCGTGATACAAAGTTGCTTTGCATCCGGTAAGGCCAACAATAACTAAAAAAACTAATAATATTTTTTTCATAGCAATATTGTTTTGGTTTTCCTACTCTTATGGCTTTTCGGTTACGCCCCCGATATATATACTGAACGGGATAGAAATGTTTGTTATTTGTTTGAATTTCAAATATACAAAAATAATAAATGCAATAAAGGTAACATTCTAAAAATAAAATCATAAACTTAAAAATGAACAATTACGATAATTTTTTCAGGATATTTAAAGTGGGTCCACATCAATACTGACGATGACAGAGGAAAATTTTTTGTTCATTTCGAGAATCATCTGCATCACTCTTTCTTTATGTTTTTGAACCTGACCGTCTTTGTCAAGTTTTAAAAGAATATTTTTCAGGTATAAGTTTCTAATTTTCGAAACCATCGGATATTCAGGCCCTATGACTTTTTTATGAAAAAGGAGGCGCAGGTTATGCGTAAGATATGCTGCAGCTGCATTCAGTATATCGGTATCTTTATGTTTTAGGGTTAGTTGTATCAAGCGAGTAAAAGGAGGATAATTAAATTGTCTGCGTTGAATCAACTGCTGGTTAAACATGGCTGTATAGTTATGTTGCAAAGCCAGTTGTATCATAGGGTGGTCAGGAGTGAATGTTTGTATAACAACTTTGCCGCGTTTGCTGCGTCTTCCGGCACGCCCGCTAACCTGTGCCATCAGTTGAAAACTGCGTTCATGTGCCCGGAAGTCGGGATAGGAAAGCATTTGGTCGGCATTTAAAATACCTACGACACTCACATTGTCGAAGTCAAGGCCTTTAGTTACCATTTGTGTCCCTATTAAAATCTGAGTTTTGCGGTCTTCAAAATCGTTGAGTATCTGATGATAGGCATATTTATTTCGTGTGGAGTCCAGATCCATACGGGCGATATTCACTCCGGGAAAAACCATGGCAGTTTCTTCTTCAATGCGTTCAGTTCCAAAGCCCTTGGTGTGAATATTTGTGCTTTTACATGCAGGGCATTCATGGGGAACATTAGTAGAATAACCGCAATAGTGGCACTTTAATAAGTTTGCATGTTTGTGATAAATTAATGTAACATCACAGTATTTGCATTGGGGAATCCAATTGCAGTCGTTACATTCAATTCGGGTAGAATAGCCGCGGCGGTTTTGGAAAAGAATGACCTGCTCTTTATTCTTTAATGCTTGTTTAATTAAATCAAAAAGTTCTATGGAGAAGTATGATTTCATTCGTTTTTGCCGGCTTTGTTCTTTGATGTTGGCAATAGTAATTTCCGGCAATTCAATGTCCCCGTATCTTTTGTGCAATTCCGCCAATCCATATTTTGATGTAATGGTATTATGATATGTTTCAAGAGCCGGTGTGGCAGACCCAAGCAATACTTTGGCTCCATAAAGCTGAGCAAGGTAAATGGCAGCATCACGGGCATTGTAATGCGGGGGTGGA
It includes:
- a CDS encoding ABC transporter ATP-binding protein/permease, with amino-acid sequence MKKLGKILRFVRPYWRPAALTVFFNILSVIFSVVSFVLFIPMLNILFKQVEPVYDAPPLSLDADSIKLNFYHWVSNVIQENGAFTALVYICIAIIILFFLKNLFRYLAMYFLAPVRNGVVQDIRNALYGQILILPLAYYTEQRKGDIISRMTNDVQEVQWTIMTSLEMIFREPIAIVTYLVSMSLISPHLTLFVLVLFPVSGFIIAKIGSSLRRTSEKGQARMGDLLSNIEETLGGLRIIKAFNAIDNIFFRFKKLNKDYTRLMVRLFRKRDLASPLSEFMAIIVVGAVLLYGGTLILSSESSTLSASVFITYLVMFSQLINPVKSFTDAYSNIQKGAASVERIEQVLIAEEVITEKPDALAIKNFNKSIIYNNVCFTYEKEEVLHNINLVIEKGKTLAIVGHSGSGKSTMADLLPRFYDCTSGEIIMDGVNVKDYVISDLRQLMGIVTQETILFNDTVFNNIAFGLDDVTEENVIQAAQIANAHDFIMEMDKGYQTNIGDRGIKLSGGQKQRLSIARAVLRNPPVMILDEATSSLDTESERLVQDALYKLMQNRTSLVIAHRLSTVKYADEIIVLQRGNIIERGTHAELTELKGAYFKLCEMQAFT